One genomic window of Elaeis guineensis isolate ETL-2024a chromosome 2, EG11, whole genome shotgun sequence includes the following:
- the LOC140855387 gene encoding uncharacterized protein → MAWFFSITVRVIGQSQYAVSGYEGESSTVRLLTDSVSDLVLDTRRALSTTDEDERIQILWEMERTGSGALVAIGVDPHTCAPWYGAVRAPDMSYTPSPYASHMPSPHIPHMSSFDAAQMPPSFHPQMAASSSSYIPQMPSPGTSWPHEYDTFFSGPSVYPDERVERVSQSVDDPTASVISEQHDQQISSIDIGEEPSQQEQPVRTFLRRSKRPRAPRRPCGT, encoded by the exons atggcttggttttttagcattacggtgcgagtcattggacagtctcagtatgcagtttctggatacgagggcgagagttctactgtacgtcttttg actgattctgtgtcggatcttgtgttggacactcgtcgtgctttatctacgactgatgaggacgagcggattcagatactgtgggagatggagagaacaggttccggagcattggtggcgattggtgttgatccacatacctgtgcgccttggtatggagcagttcgggcgccagatatgagttatacgccgtcaccatatgcttcacatatgccatcaccgcatattccgcatatgtcatcatttgatgctgcacagatgccaccgtcttttcatccacagatggcagcatcttcttcttcctacatcccccagatgccatcaccgggtaccagttggccacatgagtatgatacttttttttcaggtccatccgtgtatccagatgagagagttgaacgggtctctcagtccgtagatgatccgacagcatcagttatttctgagcagcatgatcagcagatctcctccattgatataggagaggagccatcacagcaggagcagccggtgaggaccttcctgagaaggtccaagcgaccacgggcgccgcgacgtccttgtgggacttag